One genomic window of Arachis stenosperma cultivar V10309 chromosome 10, arast.V10309.gnm1.PFL2, whole genome shotgun sequence includes the following:
- the LOC130957205 gene encoding uncharacterized protein LOC130957205: protein MIDASVPFIAVNLAYYQLMINAIASMGAGYKGPNYPRVRGYLLSKIVEDVRKMIDGYHEIWKQTRCTIMADGWTDRCRCTLINFLVYCPKGTLFLKSVDASNVSKTADALFKLFRDVVLFFGPENVVHIVTNNAANYFATRRLLEAEFSKLYWSPCAAHCVNLMFQDIGKLQEVSETLSQASVITKYIYNHCYPLFLMRKFTGGREILRPALTRFATNFIALQSILAQKDPLRAIVTSKEWISSAYPKDAKAKKFVDQVLDSKFWSQCTNIVKLTEPPICVLRIVDSEDRVAMGFLYQAIYKAREEMVKREFEKHKQTTSGLLDVIEKYAYDDLVLNSKLTSEKRIFKNAEQDFGRQSAIRQRTTVMPGEFLHKFGLLRL, encoded by the exons ATGATTGATGCCTCTGTTCCATTTATTGCGGTTAATTTAGCTTATTATCAGCTAATGATTAATGCTATTGCAAGCATGGGTGCAGGGTATAAAGGGCCAAATTATCCAAGAGTCCGTGGGTATTTGTTAAGTAAAATAGTTGAGGATGTGAGGAAAATGATTGATGGTTATCATGAGATTTGGAAACAAACTCGATGCACTATTATGGCCGATGGATGGACTGATCGTTGTAGGTGTactttgattaattttttagtttattgtCCTAAAGGAACTCTTTTTCTAAAGTCAGTTGATGCTTCTAATGTCTCAAAAACTGCTGATGCTTTGTTTAAGTTGTTTAGGgatgttgtattattttttgGTCCTGAGAATGTTGTGCATATTGTAACGAATAATGCTGCAAACTATTTTGCTACGAGAAGGTTGTTGGAGGCTGAGTTTTCTAAATTGTATTGGTCCCCTTGTGCAGCTCATTGTGTTAATCTGATGTTTCAAGATATTGGGAAGTTACAAGAAGTGAGTGAAACTTTGTCACAAGCTTCAGTGATCACCAAGTATATCTATAATCATTGCTATCCACTGTTCTTGATGAGAAAGTTTACAGGTGGGCGGGAAATACTTCGTCCAGCTCTAACTCGGTTTGCCACTAATTTCATTGCTTTGCAAAGTATTTTAGCTCAAAAGGATCCTTTGAGAGCTATAGTGACCTCTAAAGAATGGATAAGCTCAGCTTACCCCAAAGATGCCAAAGCTAAGAAATTTGTAGATCAAGTCTTGGATTCTAAATTTTGGAGTCAATGCACTAATATTGTTAAGCTTACTGAGCCTCCTATTTGTGTTTTACGTATTGTAGATAGTGAAGATAGAGTTGCCATGGGTTTTCTTTATCAAGCTATTTATAAGGCTAGAGAAGAAATGGTGAAGAG AGAATTTGAAAAGCACAAACAAACGACTTCTGGCTTGTTGGATGTCATTGAGAAATATGCTTATGATGATCTTGTATTGAATTCTAAGCTGACAAGTGAGAAGAGAATCTTTAAGAATGCTGAACAAGATTTCGGAAGACAATCTGCAATACGTCAACGAACCACTGTTATGCCAGGTGAATTTCTTCATAAATTTGGTCTTTTACGATTGTGA